The Mesotoga infera region AGTTATAAATCATAAAGAAATGGAAGGGCTTCTGACTTCGATTATTGACAGTACTTATGATGCAATTTCCGTTGCCGATGAAAAGGGGAAGATCGTTCTCGTAAACAAAGCTTACACAAGAATCACTGGAATGAGCCCAGATTACGTTATTGGAAAGATGGCAACTGTCGACATAGCGGAGGGTTCCTCGCTTCATCTGGAAGTGGCGAGAACAAGGAAGCCTATATACAATGCGAGGCTCAAGGTCGGTCCAAACAAGAAAGAAGTACTGGTAAATGTCACGCCGCTCTTCGTGAAAGGCTCATTCAAAGGAAGCGTGGCCGTTATCCACGACATATCCGAAATCGAAAGACTTGCTAGAGAGCTTGAAGATACGAAGAGGCTTCTGAGATACATGAAGGCAAAGTACACCTTCGATGACATCGCCGGATCGTCCAAACTGATGCAGGTCGCAATAGATCAGGCGAGGAAAGTCTCAATCACAAAGGCAACGGTTTTGCTTAACGGTCAGAGTGGTACCGGGAAAGAGCTCTTTGCACACGCAATACACCATTCAAGTGATAGACGCGATGCGAGCTTCATTAGTGTGAACTGTGCAGCGCTGCCCGAAACTCTGCTTGAATCAGAGCTCTTCGGTTATGTCGAAGGAGCCTTTACGGGAGCGCGCCGCGGTGGAAAGAAGGGACTTCTTCAGGAAGCAAACGGGGGAACGGTATTCCTGGATGAAGTCGCGAAGATGAGTCTTTCGGTCCAGTCGAAATTCCTGAAATTCCTTCAGGATAAAGAGATTAAGCCCGTTGGAGGAAATGAGACAGTCAAACTGGATGTACGGGTGATCGCCGCAACGAATGTCAGTCTGGAAAAGCTTGTGGCGGCCGGAGAGTTTCTTCCCGATCTGTACTACCGTTTGAACGTAGTTCCCATATTCATCCCTTCTTTGAGGGAGCGACCTGAGGACATTCCCGAGATTGCAAGACTGGTAGTAATGCGGCTCAATCAGGAGTATGGCAGGATGGTCGCGGGCATTGATCCGGCCGTCCTAACGCTGTTTAGGAAACATGATTGGCCTGGCAACGTTAGGGAGCTCGAGAACGTCATCGGTAGGGCAATGATCAGCATGGAACTCGAAGAGAAGACAATAATGCCTTTTCACATAAAGGGAGTCATTGAAAGACCTGAGAAGCACGGCGAACTGCCTATGGGAAGCCTGACAGTGTTAATGGAAGACTATGAAAAAGAGATTATCCGGGCAGCCCTCGAAAGAAACGACTGGAATAAGACAAAGACTTCAAACGAACTGGGGATAAGCATAAGGAGTCTATACTATAAGCTTGAAAAGTACGGTCTCGCTGACAACCAAATAGACCGATGATATAATTATCATTGGGGGCGAAACGGTTTCGACGGGGTCAATGAACTTGAAGGAGCGAGCCGAGGTCCCGGAGCCGCGTCAAAAAACCGGACAAGCAGAAATGCCAATAACGAATTTGCACTTGCTGCTTAATAATTAATAAGTAGCCGTCCGAATAGCTTTTTG contains the following coding sequences:
- a CDS encoding sigma-54-dependent transcriptional regulator, translated to MERELFEKILNSLIEGIIVVDSDETIAFINDEALNILGIDGEDASGASVRETIPNTRLHIVLKSGEAELNRIQYLKDKTIVTSRFPIVNSNGLVHAAMAVFRDITNVEKMAEEVINHKEMEGLLTSIIDSTYDAISVADEKGKIVLVNKAYTRITGMSPDYVIGKMATVDIAEGSSLHLEVARTRKPIYNARLKVGPNKKEVLVNVTPLFVKGSFKGSVAVIHDISEIERLARELEDTKRLLRYMKAKYTFDDIAGSSKLMQVAIDQARKVSITKATVLLNGQSGTGKELFAHAIHHSSDRRDASFISVNCAALPETLLESELFGYVEGAFTGARRGGKKGLLQEANGGTVFLDEVAKMSLSVQSKFLKFLQDKEIKPVGGNETVKLDVRVIAATNVSLEKLVAAGEFLPDLYYRLNVVPIFIPSLRERPEDIPEIARLVVMRLNQEYGRMVAGIDPAVLTLFRKHDWPGNVRELENVIGRAMISMELEEKTIMPFHIKGVIERPEKHGELPMGSLTVLMEDYEKEIIRAALERNDWNKTKTSNELGISIRSLYYKLEKYGLADNQIDR